CGGGCGCTCGGGCGTGTTCAACCGCGTGAACATCGCCGAGCTCGTCGTCCTCGCCCGCTGACCACTGCGCTCTTCGGACGGGCGCTCTTCAGACGGGCGCTCAGCGCGCCGCGCGCGCGAGGGACAGCATGTCCTCCGCGGCGCGGCGGGTGCTCTTGGTGATCTGGAGGCCGCCGACCATGCGCGCGATCTCCTCGAGCCGCTCGGGCTCGCTGAGGCGCTCGATCCGGCTCCGGGTGCGCTCGCCTTCGGTCTCCTTGACCACCCGGTAGTGCCGGTCCGCGTAGACCGCGATCTGGGCGAGGTGGGTGATGCAGATCACCTGGTGGTGGGCCGCGACGTCCACGAGCTTCTGCCCGATGACCTCGGCCACCGCGCCGCCCACCCCGCTGTCCACCTCGTCGAAGACGTACATGCCCGCGCGGCCGACCCCGGCGAGCACCCGCTTGATGGCGAGCATCGCGCGGGAGAGCTCACCGCCCGAGGCGATCTTGCGGAGCGCGCGCGGCGTCTCGCCCTTGTTGGGCGCGATCAGGAACTCGACCCGATCGATGCCGGTCTCGCTGAGGCGCGCGCCGTCCACCACCAGCTCGCCCCGCTTCTCGTCGAGCTGCTCGACCTGCACCTCGATGCGCGCGCCGCCCATGCCGAGCGACGAGAGCTCGTCCGAGATGCGCTTGCCCAGCTCGTCCGCGATGGCGCGCCGCTTCTTGCTGAGCTTGCGCGCCGCCGCCGCGGCCTTCTCGAGCGCCTTCTTCTTGGCCAGCTCGAGCTCCTCCAGGTGCTCCTCGGCGCGGTCGAGCTGGGCCAGCTCGGCGGTGGCCTCCTCGCGGAAGGCGAGGATCCCCGCGATCTCGCCGCCGTACTTGCGGGAGAGGCGCTTGAGCTTGTGCAGCCGGTCCTCGACCTCGGCGTGTCGCTCCGGATCGAAGACCACGTCGCGCGCGTAGACGCCGAGCTCGCGCGCCGCCTCCTCCACCTGGGTCAGCGCCGACTCGAGCTGCTCGGCCAGGGGCGCGAGCGTGGGGTCGACGTCGGCCGCCTCGCGCACCTCCGCCGCCACGCGCCCGAGCACCTCGCAGAGCGCGTCGTCCTGCGCGTAGAGCACCTCCTCGGCGCCCCCGGCCGCCTTGGTCAGCTGCTCCGCGTGTCGCAGCCGGTCGCGCTCGGCGCTCAACTCCTCGTCCTCGCCCGGCTTCGGGTCCAGCTCCTCGATCTCGCGGATCTGGAACCGCAGCAGATCCTCGCGCTCCCCCCGCTGGCTGATCGCCTCCTCCGCCGCGCGGAGCTGCTCGTGCGCCTCCCGCAGGGAGCGGTGCGCGTCCCGCACCTCCTCCCGGAGCGCGTCGAGCTTGCCGAACGCGTCGAGGAAGCTCATGTGCGTGCCGGGGTCGACGAGGGTGTGGTGCTCGTGCTGGGAGCTGATGTCCACCAGCCCCTTGGCCAGCGCCGACAGCTGCCCCGCGGTGGCCAGCCGGCCGTTCAGGTACGCGCGCGTGCGCCCCGACGCGCTCACCACCCGCCGGACGATGAGCTCCACCTCCCGCTCCAGCCCCGACGCCTCGAGCCGGGCGAGCGCCTCGGCGTCGTCGCTCAGGTCGAAGAGCGCCTCCACCTCGGCCTGCTTGGCCCCGGTGCGGACCAGCTCGGGCCGGCCCTTCTCCCCCAGCACGAGCCCGAGGGCGTCGATGAGGATCGACTTCCCGGCCCCGGTCTCACCCGTGATGACGTTGAGGCCAGCCCCGAGCTCGACCTCGAGCTCGTCGATGATCGCCAGATGACGGACACGAAGACAGGTCAGCATGCGAGCACTCCAGCGCTACCGGTCGAGAGCGAGCCGGTGGCACCGGCGCAGGACGGATATCACGCCGACCGACTGACGCACTCCGAGAGAATTTTCACCTCGCGGTCGAGCGCGCCCCGCACGCGGACGCGTGACGTGTATCCCTGGGCGCGCGTGCGAGCGATCGAAGCGTCGAGCTCTCCGCACTCGATCTCGGCGAAGGGCTCATCGATCGGCACGGTGGAGGGACGCGGGGTGCGCACCGCGAGGGCGAACGAGATGACGAGCGCGGTCAGGCCCAGCAGCCCGGTCACGAAGGCGAAGGGGCGGGGCCTCAGCGGTCGGAGCGCCCGGTCCATCGAGGGAGCATGGCACGAGACGCACGAAAGGCGGCCCCGTGGGACCGCCTCGCGTGCGTCTTCGAAGCCGAGTGGGCTCAGGCCGCTTCGGTCTCGCGCTCCTCCTGCGGGAGCACCGGCTCGTCGAGGCGCGCCTCCTGGCGCATCTCCATGATGCGGTTGCGGCCCGCGGGCTTGAGGCTCAGCCACATGAAGTCGCGCACGTCGAGCATGTCGCGGGGCTTGAGCCCCTTCTCCTCCATGCGCTCCCGGGTGGCCGTCGTCATCGCGACGAGGCGCTCGTAGAGGAGGCCCATGGGGCGCTCGGGGAGACGCAGGCCCGGCGCCATCCAGTTGGCCTGGCGCTGGAAGATACCCTCCTTGACGACCGGGAACTCCTCGGCGCGGACCAGGCCCAGGAAGACCGTGGCCATCTGCCAGCTCGGCGTCTGGCCCATCGCGGTCTCGAGCGCCCGGACGTGGGCGCTGAAGCGGTTCTGGAGCTTGGAGTCCCCGTAGAGCAGCGCGCGCAGCGTGTTGCTCACGTTCTCCATGTGCGCTTCATCGATGTCCGTGAAGACCTTGCGCTCCTTCGCCGGGACGAGGCCCGTCATCTTCAGGACCTTGGTCGCCGCCGCGTGCAGCTCGAGCGGGCTCTGCTTGAACGCCGCCTTCGAGAGCAGCTCCTTCGCCTTGGCGACCGCCGGGTCACGGTGGCGCTTCAGCGGGCGCTTGCGGCCGTCGGTGCGATGGTCCTCGACCCACTCCGCGCTCTGGAAGCCGTCCTCGTACTTCTCGCGGAAGTAGGCGATCTGCTCGTCGAGCGAGATCTCCTTCACGCGGGGCGCGTTGGTGAGGCGGGGCTCGTCGTCGAAGCCCTCGCACATGCTCTTGAGGCCGTCGACGATGCTCATCGTGATGTCGAGCGGGCGATCGACCGCGTCGAGGAAGTGGTAGTAGCCGTCGATGAAGGTGCGCTTGCGGCCGTCCTGGAACTGCATGTGGACGCGGTCATCCGCCTTGCGGATGACGATGCCCAGACCCCACACATCTCGCTTGGTGTGCCGGAAGAGGACGGGCGCGCCGGGGTTGTAGGCGTGCATGTCGCTGGCGGTGGGCGTGGGGGCGTTCGGGGTCGGCTCGGTCAAGAGTCCTCCTGGGCAGAAGTGATGGGGCGGAAGTGCTACGCGACACGTTCGCGCACGAATCGCGAAAGAGTTCGGTGTTTGTTCGATGACGGACTGATGTCGGTGACGGGCCAGGGCGCCGCAGACAGAGGTGCCTGCGATGGCGTCACCGGCTCGGCCAGAAGACAGGGTCCGAGAAGACCCTCAGCGTTTCCGGCCTGCTGCGTCGTGAGGTCAGATTCCCCGGACGCAGCTGTAGCCCGGCCGGGACCTTCTGGCCCTCAGCTCCAGGCGACGTCTTCAACGTAGCATACAATCGCCAATTCTCCAAGTCCTATCGGGAATTTGAGGCATTCACGGCGCCCCGTTCGCGCGGTATGTTGTCGAGATGCAGCGCCACTCTTTCCTTTCGTTCGTCTGCTTCGCCTCCCTGCTCTCCGGCTGCCCGGCCTCCTCGACCCCGGGCGGCGCCGACTCGGGCACCCGACCACGCGACGACGCGGCGTCGAGCTGCGACGACCGCGTCCAGAACGGCGGCGAGACGGGCACCGACTGCGGCGGTGGCTGCGCGGGCTGCCCGGACGGAGTGCCCTGCGCGGTGGACGAAGACTGCCTCTCGCGCATCTGCGGCATCCGCCTCACGTGCGTCGCGCCGACCTGCATGGACCGGGTCCACAACGGCGACGAGTCCGACGTCGACTGCGGAGGCTCCTGCGCGGCGTGCCCGAACGACCGGGCGTGCGGGAGCGACGCCGACTGCGAGTCGATGCGGTGCCAGGGCGGCGTCTGCGCCTCGCCGTCTTGCAGCGATGGCGTTCGCGGCGGCGACGAGTCCGACGTCGACTGCGGCGGCGGCTGCCCCCCGTGCGGGCCGGGCGCCGCGTGCGGCGACGGCGCCGACTGCGCGTCGACGTCCTGCGAGGGCGGCGTCTGCACCACGCCCGCGTGCGACGACGGCATCACCAACGGCGACGAGTCCGACGTCGACTGCGGAGGCAGCTGCGAGCCGTGCGTGGACGGCGCGGGCTGCGCGGACGGAGAGGACTGCGCCAGCGGGGTCTGCGCGGCGGGCATGTGCGCGCCGCCGAGCTGCATGGACGGAGTGCAGAACGGCGGCGAGGTCGACGTGGACTGCCGCGGCCCGTGCCCCGCGCTCTGCCTGACCGGGCAGCGCTGCGGCGACGCGTCCGACTGCGACAGCGGCGTGTGCAGCGCGGGCGTCTGCGCGGCCCCCGCCTGCGACGACGGCGTGCAGAACGGCGGCGAGAGCGACGTGGACTGCGGCGGCGCGGCCAGCTGCCCGCGCTGCCCGGACGGATCGACCTGCACGACGCCCGGAGACTGCGCGACCGGCGCGTGCATGGGCGGCACCTGCGGCAGCGGCGTGACCTACGTCGGCTACGCGAACTGGACGCAGATGTGTCAGACGCAGACGGACGCGCAGCAGGACAGCGTCATGGACAGCGCGTGCTCGGCCGCCTTCCGCGGAGCGCGGGCCGCGACCATGGACGAGCTCATCAACCGACGCATCATGGGCTTGCCCGCGACCAACACGTCGGGCGCGTGGCTGATCCCCAAGTGTCCGGGCTGCGCGGGCACGTCGAACAGCGCTTGCTTGTCAGGGCACGCGAGGCTCTGCGTGAACCCGAGCGACGCGTGGCCGACGAGCACGTCTCCGTGGAGCAGCAACTCGGGCTGCTATCAGACCCGCCGCACCGCCCTCTGCGTCCGGTAGCGACCGTTCACATAGGCCCTTCGCCCGGACTTCGGCTAGGCTGAAGCCCTTGGCCAACATCGGCTACATCCAGGTCGTCCGGCACTGCAACCATTTTTGCGGGTTCTGCTCCAACCCGACGACGGCCTACCACCACACGTTCGAGAGCATGGCGTTGCTCGTCGACGACCTCGCCGAGCGCGGATACTTCGGCGTGGTACTCACCGGCGGCGAGCCGACGCTCCACCCGGAGCTGCCCCGGATCGCCGGCTACGCCAGGGAGCGCGGCCTCCACGTCCGCATGATCACGAACGGGTGGCGGCTCGCCGATCCGAGCTTCGCGGAGGCGCTCGCCGAGGCGGGGCTCGAGCTGGCCCACGTGTCCATCTACTCCGTCCGGCCCGAGATCGAGGCGCGGCTCCGGGGCGTGGACGCCACCCTCGACAAGGCCCACGCGGCGCTCGAGAACGCCGCCCGCTTCGGCATCGAGGCGAACGTCAACTGCGTCATCAACGCGCTCAACGCGGATCACCTCGACGAGAACGTCCGGGTCCTGGTCGAGCGTCACCCGCACGTCCGTCACTTCGTCTGGAACAACCTCGACCCGTCGATGGGGCGCGCCGAGGTCAACCAGGATCAGTTCACGCCGCGCCTCGCGGACTTCGAGCTCTCGCTTCACCGCGCGATGCGCTTCCTGCACAAGTCGGGGCGGAGCTTCCGCGTGGAGCGCGTGCCGCTCTGCTACATGACGGATTTCGCCTGGGCGAGCACCGAGACCCGCAAGATCGTCAAGGGCGAGGAGCGCGTGGTGCACTTCCTCGACGACAAGCAAACGGTGCGGCAGACGGACTGGGAGCACGTCTACGCGGACGGCTGCCGGGTCTGCTCGCTGCGCAACGTCTGCGGCGGCCTCTTCGACCGAGGGCAGGCCTACGACCCGGCGGAGCTGGCGCCCGTGTTCGTCCCGCTCGAGCCCGTGGTCCAGCGCATCATCGAGGACCCGTCGGACCCCAGCTACCCGCTCCGCACGTACGCCGAGTGGCGCCCCGACTTCGAGCGGCGCGTCGCCGAGGCGCGGGCCCACGCGCGTCCGAAAGAGCAGCCGGGCGAGCTGCCACCGCCCGCGATGCGCGATCCGCACGCGCCGCCGGTCGGCATGGTCACGGAAGACAGCTTGCGACGCTTCGCGCGGGCGCGCGCCGCCGAGCAGCGTCGCGCGGCCCGCCAGGACGTGGAGATCGAGAAGCTCGGCATCCAGGGCGTGCGCGAGGACTGAAGACAGAGTCGACAGAGACCACGAGACGCCCGAGGAGCGGCGCGCGCGCCGGCGGCGGGATCCCGACCGGACCCGCCCCTGAAGGCTGGACAAGCGCCCGCGATGGCGGTAACTCCCGCGCTCTCGGGCCTTTTCACGGGCCTCGACCGACCCTACCGGAGCGGATGATGTCTCAGATCGAAAGCGCCCACGGCAAGCTCACCAAGGTCGACCAGGAGTGGACGGGCAGCCGCTTCATCGGCCTCCTCGTCGGGACCCTCACCGTCGCGCTGATCGTGATCTTCGTGATCGCGTCGGTGAAGAGCGGCGACTACAGCTGGTACCCGTTCGGGCACGACCTCATCAAGCACACCTTCGAGACCTCCAGCATCTGAGGCCCAGAGGTAGGTGCGGCTGCTACACGCCTGAAATGAAAGGCGGTTGTAGCCCCGCGCTGGCTTGACGCCTCGGTGTCCGGCCCGCCATCATTTTGCGTCGGGGATGGGTCACCGAGACCTCAGAGTCGGCGTCTGTCTTCTGCTCGCGGTGAGCACGGCAGCGACGACGGTGCTCGCGACGGCCACGACCGTGGCCGCGCAGGAGATCTCTGCGCGCGATCGACAGTCGGCCGCCGAGGCGTACGACCGCGGCACCTCGGCCTACCTCTCGGAGGACTTCGCGCGCGCCGCGCAGTGGTTCGAGACGGCCCACCGTCTGGCGCCGGCCTCCGCCGCGCTCGTGCAGGCGGTCCGGGCCCACGAGCGCGCCGGAAACGCGCTGCGGGCCGCGTCCCTCGCGCTGCAGCTCACCGCACTCTACCCGGACGATCGCGCGGCGCAGCGCGCAGCCCGCAGCGCGCTTCAGGGGGCCGACGGCTACCTGCGCGTCGAGGTCGAGTGCGAGGGTTGCACGGTCGAGGTCGACGGCGCGATCCTCGGCCACCCGCAGTTCTTCGTGGAGGCAGACGCCGAGCACACCGTCGTCGCGAGCTTCGAGACCGGAAACCGCTCCCAGACGATCCGCGGCGCGGCCGGCGAGACCCGGTCCCTCTCGTTCGAGACGCCCGAGCCCGAGGCGGTGGTGGACGAGGTCATCGGGGATGAAGCCGGAGACGCGACGCCGCTCGACTCCACCCCGGCCGAGGCGCAGGGCGGAGGCGGCGTGCCGCTCGCCGTGACGATCACCGGGATGGTGATCACGGCCGGGCTCGGCGGCGTCCTGATATGGTCGGGCGTCGACGCGCTCGACGGCGTACCGGCGTACGAGGCCAACCCCACGGTCGAGGGGCTCGCCGATGGGCGCGCGCGCGAGGAGCGCACCAACTGGCTCATCGCCGGCACGTCGGTCGCTGGCGCGGCGACGGTGATCCTGATGCTGCTGACCGACTGGGGCGGCGGCGGCGAGGGCGGCGAGGTCGAGCCGACGGTGGCCTTCCAACCGGAAGGCGTCATGCTCGGTCTGAGAGGGAGACTGCCTTGACCGCCGTGCCGAAGCCCGCCTACGGGACGACCGATCTGACCGGTCGGCGCCTCGGCCGCTACGAGGTGCTCAACCTCCTGGCGTCGGGCGGGATGGCCACCGTCTACGTGGCGCGGGCGCAGGGCGTCGCCGGGTTCGAGCGGCTCGTCGCCATCAAGGTGCTGCACCCGCACCTCGCGCACGACGAGGACTTCATCTCGATGTTCCTCGACGAGGCGCGGCTCGCGGCGCGGATCCGTCACCCCAACGCGGTGGGCACGCTCGACATCAGCGACACCCAGGGCGACGGCTACTTCCTCGTCATGGAGTATGTCGAGGGCGATCACTTCGGCGCGCTGCTCCGCAACGCGGCTAAGGGCGGTGAGCGCCTGCCCGTGCCGGTGGTGGCGCGCGTGGTGATGGACGCGCTCGCCGGGCTGCACGCGGCGCATCGTCTGACCGACGCGACGGGCGCGCAGCTGGATCTCGTCCACCGCGACGTCTCGCCGCACAACATCCTCGTCGGCGGCGACGGAGTGGCCCGCATCACCGACTTCGGCGTCGCCAAGGCGCAGGTCCGGCTCTCGTCCACCCGCGACGGTCAGTTCAAGGGCAAGCTCTCCTACATGGCGCCCGAGCAGGCGGCGTCGGGCCAGGCAGACCAGCGCTCGGACCTCTTCAGCATGGGCATCGTGCTCTGGGAGGCGCTGACCGGGCGGCGGCTCTTCCGCGGCGAGAACAACGCCGACGTGCTCAACAAGATCCTCAACCCCGCGGTGCCGCCGCCGTCGAGCTTCGAGCCCACGCTCGCGCCGTTCGACGCGGTGATCACCAAGGCGCTCGCCAAGGAGGCCGACGATCGCTTCCAGAGCGCGGACGAGTTCCTCGAGGCCATCGAGGAGGCGGCCGCGGACTGCGGGGGCGTGGCCACGCCGCGCGCGGTGGGCCGGACGGTCAAGACGTGGCTCGGGGACAAGATCGAGGCCGAGCGCGTCCAGATCCGAGACGCGATCGACGCGCTCGGGCGCAGCGAGCTGACGCCTGGCGTCCTGCCGCGCCCCATGGACAGCGGCTCGCAGCCGAGTCATCCGCAGAACAGCCGCGTGCGCCCGATCACCCCCGACGACGCGACGATGGGCGCCAAGCCCTCGACGCGCTCGTACTCCGAGGTCACGGCGCTGCCGGAGACGGGGAAGAAGAGCCCCCTGCTCTGGCTGGCCGTCGGCGCGCTGATCGTGCTGCTCTTCGCGGGCGGCGGGGGCGCCGCGTGGGCGCTGCTCGGAGACGACGCGGAGGTCGACGTGCTCCCGCCCGCGGCGGCCGGGGAGCCGGCGCAGACGCAGCCCACCGACGAGCCCGGGGCGCGGGCCGCGGACGTGGAGACCGAGCGCGCGGCCGAGGCGGACGCGCCGGTCGACCCGAGCCCAGCCGCCGATGAAGAAGCCGCCGAGGAACCCGACGACTCCGACGACCGAGCGGAGGCCGAAGACGACTCGGACAGCGCCGCGGCGCGGCGGCGACGGGCGCGGCGGCAGCGCCGGGCGCGAGAGAGAGAGGCCGCGGCCCAGGAAACGGAGCCGCCGGCCCAGCGGACCCCTTCCGCGCAGCAGCGAGGCGGCGAGGACGACGACCTCATGCTGAACCCCTATCGACGGTAGCGGGTCGACGGTAGCGGGCCGCGCGGGAACGTGTCCGACACGTCCCACCCTGGTATTCTCCCCCGAGGGGACCGACGCTTGGCCTTGCGCACTTTCATCCTCACGCTGGTCGTCACGCTCGCTGCGGGCTGCCAGGTCTATGACCCTTCCCTGGTCGAGGAAGACTCGGGGGTGGCGCTGCCCGACACCGGCCCGGCCACGCTGCGCCACCCGCCCCCTCGCCCCACGGGCATGGACGGGGACGACGGAGAGGAGCGCCTCTACGGGCTGCGCATGGTGATGCTCAACCAGGACGGCGAGCGCTGGCGCGACATCGGCTACGACCTCGATGGGCGCTTCACCGCGGAGCCGGGCTTCGACACCGAGTGCCTCCCGCCCCGGCGCAGCCGCCCACCGGTGGACGGCAACCAGGGCATCGACAACGTCTTCGGCGCCTCGCTCTTCCCGCTCGTAGACCTGACGGTGCCGGGGCTCCAGGAGACCGCACAGGCTGCACAGGAGGAAGGCAAACTGCCCGTCCTCCGCATGCGTGGGTGGAACGGTGAGGACGACGACCCGCGCGTCGACATCACCGTGACCAACGCCATCTTCATGACGGCGGCCGAGAGCGACGGGTCGCCGCCCGAGGTCGAGGTGGTGGACTTCGAGCCGCGCCGCCTCTCGGATGGGACCCGCCCCGACTTCCCCGCGTGGGACGGCACGGACTACGGCTGGTTCCGCGAGGAGACGTTCCTCGAGGGCGACCCCGAGCTGCCGCTCCTCCGGGACGACAACGCCTACGTCGCCGGTCGGTTGGTCGTGGCGCGCTTGCCCGAGAGGGTGGAGATCCTGTTCCCGGCCGACGATCTCGGCGTGATCGTCAAGCTCACCGACGCCCGCGCCACCGGCACGATCAGCGCCGACGGGAGCACGCTCGAGAACGTCGTGGTCGCAGGCCGCTGGGCCATCATCGATCTCTTGAGCACGGCGGAGAACGTCGGCGTGTGCCGCGACACCGCCCAGTACGACATCTTGACCGGCCAGCTCGACACCATCGCCGACATCCGCTCCGCCGCGGGCAGCGGCGGCGAAGGGGTGCGCTGCGACGCGATCAGCCTCGGCGTGCAGTTCACCGGCTCGCGGCTGCGCTGGGGTGGGCTGACGCCCGGGCCGCCCGTCCGAAACGTCTGCACGGACCCACGCACCGACGGAGGGCCGAGCGGCATGGACGGGGGCATGTCCGGCGCGAGGGACGGCGGCGTGGCCGACGGCGGCTGACCGCTTGTGAGCCGAGGCCCGACCGGCGTACGTTCTGCGCCATGTTCGAGCTCGGACCGCCCATCCCCACGCAGCCCACCGCCCAGAAGGCGCGCACCGTGGGCGAGATGTTCTGGCTGCGAGTCGCCCGCAGCGCCACCCGCCCGGCCCTGTTCTACAAGGACCGCGGGGCGTGGCAGGCGCTGACGTGGGCGCAGACCTATGACCGCGCCGCCTCCGTCGCCAAGGGGCTCTACGACCTCGGGCTCGAGCGCGGCGAGCGCGTGGCGGTGCTCGGCCCGACGCAGCCGCCGTGGGCCGTCTACGATCTCGGGGCGCAGCTCGCGTGCATGGTCAGCTTCGGCATCTACCCGAAGCAGTCCGCCGAGCAGGTCCGCTACCTGCTCGAGCACAGCGAGGCGCGCGCCATCTTCGTCGCCGATCCGGAGGAGCTCGAGACGGTGCTCGAGGCCGCCGAGGGCGTCGAGACGCTGAAGGCGATCGTGCCGTGGACCGACGCGCTCTACGGCGAGGCCAAGGGCCGCGACCCGCGCGTCGTCTCGCCGAAGCGCTTCGAGGGCGAGAAGCTCCCGGACGCCAAGGTGCGCGAGCTGTGGCAGACGGCGGACCCCGACGACACGGCCATCTTCATCTACACCTCTGGCACCACCGGGCCCCCCAAGGGGGCGATGATCAGCCACCGCAACATCCTCAGCCTGCTCACCGGCGCGGCCGACGCGAGCCCGTGGCTCCAGAGCGACCTGTCGATGCACTTCCTGCCCATGGCGCACGCGGCGGAGCGGGTGCTCGGCTTCTACGCGCGGGTGAACAACGGCATCCCGGGCGCCTACGCGGAGAGCACGGGGACGGTGCTGACGGACCTGCAGGAGGTGCGGCCGACGCTCTTCGGCTCGGTGCCGCGCATCTTCGAGAAGGCGTACGCGAAGATCCACTCCGAGCTCGAGAAGAAGCCGCCCGCGGTGCAGAAGATCTTCGCCTGGGCCGACGGAGTGGGCAGGCGGCGCGTGAAGTACGTG
The Sandaracinaceae bacterium genome window above contains:
- the recN gene encoding DNA repair protein RecN; translated protein: MLTCLRVRHLAIIDELEVELGAGLNVITGETGAGKSILIDALGLVLGEKGRPELVRTGAKQAEVEALFDLSDDAEALARLEASGLEREVELIVRRVVSASGRTRAYLNGRLATAGQLSALAKGLVDISSQHEHHTLVDPGTHMSFLDAFGKLDALREEVRDAHRSLREAHEQLRAAEEAISQRGEREDLLRFQIREIEELDPKPGEDEELSAERDRLRHAEQLTKAAGGAEEVLYAQDDALCEVLGRVAAEVREAADVDPTLAPLAEQLESALTQVEEAARELGVYARDVVFDPERHAEVEDRLHKLKRLSRKYGGEIAGILAFREEATAELAQLDRAEEHLEELELAKKKALEKAAAAARKLSKKRRAIADELGKRISDELSSLGMGGARIEVQVEQLDEKRGELVVDGARLSETGIDRVEFLIAPNKGETPRALRKIASGGELSRAMLAIKRVLAGVGRAGMYVFDEVDSGVGGAVAEVIGQKLVDVAAHHQVICITHLAQIAVYADRHYRVVKETEGERTRSRIERLSEPERLEEIARMVGGLQITKSTRRAAEDMLSLARAAR
- a CDS encoding radical SAM protein — translated: MANIGYIQVVRHCNHFCGFCSNPTTAYHHTFESMALLVDDLAERGYFGVVLTGGEPTLHPELPRIAGYARERGLHVRMITNGWRLADPSFAEALAEAGLELAHVSIYSVRPEIEARLRGVDATLDKAHAALENAARFGIEANVNCVINALNADHLDENVRVLVERHPHVRHFVWNNLDPSMGRAEVNQDQFTPRLADFELSLHRAMRFLHKSGRSFRVERVPLCYMTDFAWASTETRKIVKGEERVVHFLDDKQTVRQTDWEHVYADGCRVCSLRNVCGGLFDRGQAYDPAELAPVFVPLEPVVQRIIEDPSDPSYPLRTYAEWRPDFERRVAEARAHARPKEQPGELPPPAMRDPHAPPVGMVTEDSLRRFARARAAEQRRAARQDVEIEKLGIQGVRED
- a CDS encoding serine/threonine-protein kinase: MPKPAYGTTDLTGRRLGRYEVLNLLASGGMATVYVARAQGVAGFERLVAIKVLHPHLAHDEDFISMFLDEARLAARIRHPNAVGTLDISDTQGDGYFLVMEYVEGDHFGALLRNAAKGGERLPVPVVARVVMDALAGLHAAHRLTDATGAQLDLVHRDVSPHNILVGGDGVARITDFGVAKAQVRLSSTRDGQFKGKLSYMAPEQAASGQADQRSDLFSMGIVLWEALTGRRLFRGENNADVLNKILNPAVPPPSSFEPTLAPFDAVITKALAKEADDRFQSADEFLEAIEEAAADCGGVATPRAVGRTVKTWLGDKIEAERVQIRDAIDALGRSELTPGVLPRPMDSGSQPSHPQNSRVRPITPDDATMGAKPSTRSYSEVTALPETGKKSPLLWLAVGALIVLLFAGGGGAAWALLGDDAEVDVLPPAAAGEPAQTQPTDEPGARAADVETERAAEADAPVDPSPAADEEAAEEPDDSDDRAEAEDDSDSAAARRRRARRQRRAREREAAAQETEPPAQRTPSAQQRGGEDDDLMLNPYRR
- a CDS encoding long-chain fatty acid--CoA ligase produces the protein MFELGPPIPTQPTAQKARTVGEMFWLRVARSATRPALFYKDRGAWQALTWAQTYDRAASVAKGLYDLGLERGERVAVLGPTQPPWAVYDLGAQLACMVSFGIYPKQSAEQVRYLLEHSEARAIFVADPEELETVLEAAEGVETLKAIVPWTDALYGEAKGRDPRVVSPKRFEGEKLPDAKVRELWQTADPDDTAIFIYTSGTTGPPKGAMISHRNILSLLTGAADASPWLQSDLSMHFLPMAHAAERVLGFYARVNNGIPGAYAESTGTVLTDLQEVRPTLFGSVPRIFEKAYAKIHSELEKKPPAVQKIFAWADGVGRRRVKYVVEGRAVPPLLALQYKLAEKIVFEKIRAAFGGRVRLMITGAAPTAPEILEFFWGAGLPIYEAYGMTESTVITHINREGAVRLGTVGRIIPPAEARIAEDGEILVRGPWVFRGYYKQEEATAETVIDGWLHTGDIGEIDRDGFLRITDRKKHLIITAGGKNLAPANIERAIKGEDVLISQVHAHGDKRPFVSAIITPSPIETLEWGVERGLVTKDELEARQKELMENPAGRSAALNEATAKVVAHPDYRERVRQAVGRGNHQLARVEKVRKFVLLERDFSQDEDELTPTLKLKRKAIEAKHGPLLDRLYAEKGFGLEP